The nucleotide sequence CCTTGCTTGTGCGTCCCGACCGGCCAGGGCCGAGTCGCCGACGTTGCAAACGCCGCAGGGCGAAGTGGCCATCTTTCCCGCCGACAATCCCTGGAACCAGCCGATCGATCGGCTAGCGGTGCATCCGAAGTCGGAGCAATACATCCGCTCGATCGGGCTCGACAAGGGATTGCATCCCGATTTCGGAGCGCCATGGAACGGGGTGCCAAGCGGCATTCCTTATTGCGTCGCCAAGAAGGGTCAGAAACGTGTGCCCGTGAAATTCGAATACGCCGCTGAAAGCGATCCTGGCCCGTATCCGATTCCCGACGACGCGCCGATCGAAGGGGGCCCAAAGTCGAACGGCGACCGCCATGTGCTGGTGATCGATCCCGAGGGCAAAAAGCTCTACGAACTCTTCTCGTCCTTCAAGACGGCCGACGGCTGGAAGGCCGGCTCGGGAGCGGTCTTTGACCTGTCGAGCAATCGTTTGCGGCCGGCCGGTTGGACCTCCGCCGACGCAGCCGGCCTGCCGATCTTTCCGGGACTGGTTCGCTACGATGAAGTGAGCCACGGCGAAATTCGGCACGCACTGCGATTTACGATCGTTCGCTCGCAACGGGCCTATATCCATCCGGCGAGGCATTGGGCCAGCTCGTCCAGCGATTCGAATCGGCCGCCAATGGGGCTGCGAGTGCGATTGAAGGCCGGGGTCGATATCCGCGGCTTTCCGGCCGAAGATCGCGTGATCCTGCAGGCGCTGAAGATGTATGGCATGATCGTGGCCGACAACGGCAGCGACTGGTTCATCTCCGGCGCTCCGGATCCGCGTTGGAACGACGATGCACTTCACAAAATCGGCAAGATCAAGGGCCACGACTTTGAAGCGGTCGACACGGGACCAATAATGACCAAATAACGTAGCAGGCAGACTCCGTCTGCCGCCGTAACGTAGCAGGCAGACTCCGTCTGCCGTCGTAACGTAGCAGGCAGACTCCGTCTGCCGTCGGCGCGATAAGACGCAAGCGATCGCGAAAAAAGTTGAAAAGCCGGTTGATTATGGCTGGCCGCTACCGGTGGCAGACGGCACACGGAGTGTGCCTGCTACGTTGCCACGGCACACGGAGTGTGCCTGCTACGTTGCCACCGCACATCGAATGTGCCTGCTGCGTTGATATTCACGCAGGTTCTTAACCCGATCTTAATCGAGGCCTAACATGCCGATGATAGCTTGGCACCGAAATGTCCACACCCCCGATCGCTTTGCGGAGAGGCGGCCGGGCGGGAATTCGTCTGTCAAGGGAAGCGTTATGGCCCGTGAACGAATCCTCGTCGTCGACGACGAGGAAGATTTGCTCGAATTGGTCAACTACAATCTGACCAAAGAAGGCTATCGCGTTCGTTGCGTCGCGTCGGGCGAAGAAGCGCTTGCCGAGGCGCGGCAAAATGTGCCCGACCTGATCGTGCTCGATCTGCTCTTGCCGTCGGTCGATGGCCTGGAAATCTGCCGCGTTCTCAAGGCAGACAGCCGCACGGCCCATGTGCCGATCCTGATGCTCACCGCCAAGAGTGAAGAATCGGATGTCGTCAGCGGCTTGGAACTCGGCGCCGACGATTACATGACCAAGCCCTTCAGCCCCCGGGTGCTGCTGGCGCGGATTCGGGCCCTGTTGCGGCGAGCCCGCACCAAAGACGTGCTCGAAGAGCAAGGCACCGTTCGCATTCACGAAATTGTCATCCATCCCGGCCGGCACGAAGTTTTGATCAACGGCGAGCCCGGCGATCTAACCTATACTGAATTCCGCCTGCTGCATTTTTTGGCCCGCAAGCCCGGCTGGGCATTCACGCGGGTGCAGATCGTCGACGCCGTGAAGGGAGAAGATTATCCGGTGACGGAGCGGTCGGTCGACGTGCAGGTTGCCGGCCTGCGGAAGAAACTCGGCCCCTACGGACACTATATTGAAACGGTGCGCGGCGTCGGCTACCGTTTCAAGGAATAGCAATTAGGATGAGGAACTAGGGTGAAGCGTTAGAGACGCGAAACCGCAAGCGAGGCTCACCA is from Pirellulales bacterium and encodes:
- a CDS encoding response regulator; this encodes MARERILVVDDEEDLLELVNYNLTKEGYRVRCVASGEEALAEARQNVPDLIVLDLLLPSVDGLEICRVLKADSRTAHVPILMLTAKSEESDVVSGLELGADDYMTKPFSPRVLLARIRALLRRARTKDVLEEQGTVRIHEIVIHPGRHEVLINGEPGDLTYTEFRLLHFLARKPGWAFTRVQIVDAVKGEDYPVTERSVDVQVAGLRKKLGPYGHYIETVRGVGYRFKE